From a region of the Microterricola gilva genome:
- a CDS encoding alpha/beta fold hydrolase — MASSSSRTTDGKPRRLPRHPASRLAEHWTTIDGIDVFYRESPAPSNAPVMMHLHGFGLSGRYLLPTAELLMDEFYTLVPDLPGFGRSGKDPSALDVPDLAHAAARFLDERGVEKTTLVGNSMGCPVILEFAHHYPERLERAILVSPAGGLHNQPLRRAMGQLTKDGPREPARMMRVATPDYLRFGVPSTVRMFQALTKYPTLDRLLELSIPTLAVIGSRDPLMPDSQRVSEVAGQTDNHLLLVVIDGAAHAINFSHPGELAHVIRLFMADKPIVDDPDSPGHARVYEIHRGKFHPPASAS, encoded by the coding sequence ATGGCGTCGTCGAGTTCACGAACCACCGACGGTAAGCCGCGGCGGCTGCCGCGGCATCCTGCCTCGCGTCTGGCCGAGCACTGGACCACGATCGACGGAATCGACGTGTTCTACCGCGAGTCCCCCGCGCCATCGAACGCGCCGGTCATGATGCACCTGCACGGCTTCGGCCTCTCCGGCCGGTACCTGCTGCCGACGGCCGAACTGCTCATGGATGAGTTCTACACGCTCGTGCCCGACCTTCCCGGTTTCGGGCGGAGCGGCAAGGATCCCAGCGCGCTCGACGTGCCCGACCTCGCCCATGCCGCGGCACGATTCCTCGACGAGCGCGGCGTCGAGAAGACGACCTTGGTCGGCAACTCGATGGGATGCCCGGTCATCCTGGAATTCGCCCACCACTACCCGGAGCGGCTGGAACGCGCGATCCTCGTCTCCCCCGCCGGCGGCCTGCACAACCAGCCGCTGCGGCGCGCCATGGGCCAACTCACCAAGGACGGCCCGCGTGAGCCGGCGCGGATGATGCGGGTGGCGACGCCGGACTATCTGCGTTTCGGCGTTCCGAGCACGGTCAGGATGTTCCAGGCACTCACCAAATACCCGACCCTCGACCGCCTGCTCGAGCTGAGCATCCCGACACTCGCGGTGATCGGCAGCAGGGACCCGCTGATGCCGGACTCCCAGCGGGTCAGTGAGGTCGCCGGCCAGACCGACAATCACCTGCTCCTCGTCGTGATCGACGGTGCAGCGCACGCGATCAACTTCAGCCACCCGGGCGAGCTGGCCCACGTCATCCGTCTGTTCATGGCGGACAAGCCGATCGTCGACGACCCCGATTCGCCCGGTCATGCCCGCGTCTACGAGATCCACCGCGGAAAGTTCCACCCGCCGGCCTCCGCCAGCTGA
- a CDS encoding tyrosine-type recombinase/integrase: protein MGRNAKGAGSVSKVANGYRGYITEDGKRKYTPVFKTKVLASTAVRELANRKDDGTLVMGRDWTLEEWIRHWLTIADLKPGVLADYEWSLKAYIAPNLGTVKLSKLKVEMLEKLYADMASGKVSKSGKPLGASSIGNVHANIRAALNVAVARGRIGKNVALHAVIPERPKAETTSFSEADARAVLRAARGDRLEARWSLALMYGLRPAEALGLSWADVDLVGGSIRVHGQLQRVTGKGLIYMPIPKTNAGDRIITLAPVVVEQLKATRAQQMIDQAENAGVYKEWEYAGKPVGLVFTRPNGRPIEPRLDSQYWKALLASTGLPHARRYQLRHTAATLMLDMGNDVVVVAATLGHANPSFTYDTYVHPLEERKKELGQMMGKLAEPEGDSAPYPAPYASNGRGSTGTLESADASG, encoded by the coding sequence ATGGGCAGGAACGCGAAAGGCGCCGGCTCGGTTTCAAAGGTCGCCAACGGGTACCGCGGGTACATCACCGAAGACGGGAAGCGGAAGTACACCCCCGTATTCAAGACGAAAGTGTTGGCCTCGACGGCCGTCCGCGAGCTGGCCAATCGCAAGGATGACGGCACGCTTGTCATGGGCCGCGACTGGACGCTCGAGGAGTGGATACGGCATTGGCTCACGATTGCTGATCTGAAGCCTGGCGTGCTCGCAGACTATGAGTGGTCACTCAAGGCGTATATCGCGCCGAACTTGGGAACGGTCAAGCTGTCGAAGCTGAAGGTTGAGATGCTCGAGAAGCTCTACGCCGACATGGCTTCCGGCAAGGTAAGCAAGAGCGGGAAGCCGTTGGGCGCCAGCTCGATCGGAAACGTGCACGCGAACATTCGTGCAGCTTTGAATGTTGCCGTTGCTCGAGGGCGTATCGGAAAGAACGTGGCGCTGCATGCGGTCATCCCAGAGCGACCGAAAGCGGAGACAACATCATTCAGTGAGGCTGACGCGCGTGCTGTGCTGCGGGCAGCGAGGGGCGACAGGCTCGAAGCGCGGTGGAGCCTTGCGCTCATGTACGGCCTGCGCCCCGCTGAGGCCCTTGGATTGTCGTGGGCAGACGTGGACTTGGTGGGCGGCTCAATCCGCGTCCACGGGCAGCTACAGCGCGTCACGGGCAAGGGTTTGATCTATATGCCGATCCCCAAAACGAATGCCGGCGATCGGATCATCACGCTTGCCCCTGTCGTCGTAGAACAGCTCAAGGCGACGCGCGCGCAACAGATGATCGATCAGGCCGAGAACGCTGGCGTCTACAAAGAGTGGGAGTACGCCGGAAAGCCGGTCGGCTTGGTGTTCACCCGCCCCAATGGGCGCCCGATTGAACCGCGCCTGGACTCCCAGTACTGGAAGGCGCTGCTCGCATCAACCGGCCTCCCCCATGCGCGCCGATACCAGCTGCGCCACACCGCGGCCACGCTCATGCTCGACATGGGCAACGACGTTGTCGTGGTCGCTGCGACGTTGGGACACGCTAACCCGTCATTCACGTATGACACGTACGTGCACCCGCTCGAGGAGCGCAAGAAGGAGCTCGGCCAGATGATGGGGAAGCTTGCCGAGCCAGAGGGTGATTCTGCACCCTATCCTGCACCGTATGCGAGCAATGGCCGGGGCTCTACGGGAACTCTCGAATCGGCAGATGCCAGTGGATAG
- a CDS encoding helix-turn-helix domain-containing protein, with translation MNTTPWWDYVQRVTNNAGGVEIARKADFDPSAVSRWKRGDPPRWDFVLKFARAYNRNVLEALAEAGFITKEEANLHEVRVGIEDIDTIALLEEVIRRQPR, from the coding sequence ATGAACACAACGCCATGGTGGGACTATGTCCAGCGCGTCACAAACAATGCTGGCGGAGTCGAAATCGCAAGGAAGGCGGACTTCGACCCGTCAGCAGTCAGCCGGTGGAAGCGCGGAGATCCCCCACGCTGGGACTTCGTCCTGAAGTTCGCCCGCGCCTACAACCGCAATGTTCTAGAGGCACTCGCGGAGGCCGGCTTCATCACGAAGGAAGAAGCCAACCTCCACGAGGTGCGTGTGGGCATTGAGGATATCGACACGATCGCACTGCTCGAGGAAGTCATCCGGCGCCAGCCGCGCTAG
- a CDS encoding helix-turn-helix domain-containing protein → MINEENVARVRGGRTVKDFAAELDMDASTVSRLVRKIAEPGPRVIAAFLVTYPYPFDHFFRVTDVES, encoded by the coding sequence GTGATCAACGAAGAGAACGTTGCTCGAGTCAGAGGCGGACGAACCGTCAAGGACTTCGCAGCAGAGCTAGACATGGACGCGTCCACCGTGTCCAGACTTGTCCGAAAGATCGCGGAACCAGGCCCACGGGTCATTGCCGCGTTCCTCGTGACATACCCATACCCGTTCGACCACTTCTTCAGAGTGACGGACGTGGAATCATGA
- a CDS encoding DNA-binding protein has product MTAETVVEPMLPISVVAKTLDVGRHYVQNRIDAGELAVVELGTNLRSKKRIPASSLAAFIKARTFGGAAS; this is encoded by the coding sequence ATGACCGCCGAGACAGTGGTTGAGCCAATGCTCCCAATCTCGGTAGTTGCCAAAACGCTCGACGTGGGCCGGCACTACGTGCAGAACCGCATCGACGCGGGGGAGTTGGCCGTAGTCGAGCTGGGGACGAACCTCAGATCGAAGAAGAGAATCCCGGCATCCTCACTCGCCGCCTTCATCAAGGCGCGCACATTCGGGGGAGCGGCCTCATGA
- a CDS encoding phage antirepressor, translating into MTGLDMFTYSGQQVRTVIIDGEPWFVAKDACDVVGISKYRDAVAQLDPDERVSVAVDTPGGMQMMAAVNEPGLFALMLISRSPIVRDFQRWVRHEVLPTINRTGQFGSALPTDFAEALELAAAEVRQRVALEAQIAIDAPKVEAYETLMDADGAYSMDAAAKILGIGRTTLFTRLRAEGIIQAGQRTPYQRYAHHFNVTASTYTDSEDVSHTTFTSKVRPSGLDFIAKKLGLVAVAS; encoded by the coding sequence ATGACCGGCCTCGACATGTTCACCTATTCAGGCCAGCAGGTTCGGACTGTCATCATCGACGGCGAACCGTGGTTCGTGGCCAAGGACGCCTGCGACGTTGTAGGCATCAGCAAGTACCGCGATGCTGTCGCACAGCTGGACCCCGACGAAAGGGTGTCCGTAGCCGTGGACACCCCTGGCGGCATGCAGATGATGGCCGCGGTAAACGAGCCGGGCTTGTTCGCCCTCATGCTCATCAGCCGCTCGCCGATCGTGCGTGACTTCCAGCGTTGGGTGCGGCACGAGGTTCTCCCGACGATCAACCGCACGGGCCAGTTCGGTTCCGCACTTCCCACCGATTTCGCTGAAGCCCTCGAGCTCGCAGCTGCAGAGGTTCGCCAGCGGGTCGCACTCGAGGCGCAGATCGCAATCGACGCCCCGAAGGTGGAGGCGTACGAAACTCTCATGGATGCGGACGGCGCCTACTCAATGGATGCGGCGGCGAAGATCCTCGGTATCGGCCGCACGACGTTGTTCACCCGGTTGCGCGCTGAGGGCATCATCCAGGCTGGGCAGCGGACCCCGTACCAGCGTTACGCGCATCATTTCAATGTGACGGCATCCACCTACACGGACAGCGAGGACGTATCGCACACCACGTTCACGTCGAAGGTTCGCCCGTCCGGTCTCGACTTCATCGCGAAGAAGCTCGGACTTGTGGCGGTGGCGTCATGA
- a CDS encoding RNA ligase family protein, which produces MTEGITFEAFPKIARLNRGMVITEKLDGTNAAVVITEAGEVGAQSRNRLITPDADNYGFAGWVDRNAAELRDILGPGRHFGEWWGSGIQRKYGLTGGDKRFSLFNTGRWSADELVGVEGLGIVPVLAQGQFDNWVIAEQVERLRTHGSVAAPGFMKPEGVVVFQSASRTLFKVTVDGDEAPKGAAGHALDEERPAA; this is translated from the coding sequence ATGACAGAGGGAATCACGTTCGAGGCCTTCCCGAAGATCGCCCGCTTGAACCGGGGCATGGTCATCACGGAGAAGCTCGACGGAACGAACGCAGCAGTCGTCATCACAGAAGCAGGTGAGGTCGGCGCTCAGTCCCGTAACCGGCTGATCACACCGGATGCCGACAACTACGGTTTCGCCGGCTGGGTGGATCGCAACGCTGCCGAGCTGCGCGACATTCTCGGCCCGGGTCGCCACTTTGGTGAGTGGTGGGGCTCAGGCATCCAGCGCAAGTACGGCCTCACTGGCGGCGACAAGCGTTTCAGCCTGTTCAACACGGGCAGGTGGAGCGCCGACGAGCTCGTGGGCGTTGAGGGGCTGGGTATTGTCCCGGTTCTCGCGCAGGGCCAGTTCGACAACTGGGTCATCGCCGAGCAGGTTGAGCGACTTCGCACGCACGGTTCGGTGGCTGCCCCTGGCTTCATGAAGCCAGAGGGTGTCGTCGTATTCCAGTCGGCCAGCAGAACGCTTTTCAAGGTCACGGTCGACGGTGACGAAGCGCCCAAGGGTGCTGCTGGTCACGCTCTCGATGAAGAGCGACCTGCGGCCTAG
- a CDS encoding SipW-dependent-type signal peptide-containing protein: MASSGTRVEWDTADVDCPCGFAGTVAYWSDFETFEHGFECPDCGQEHVEKGK; encoded by the coding sequence GTGGCAAGTAGCGGCACACGTGTCGAGTGGGACACCGCAGATGTCGATTGCCCGTGTGGTTTCGCCGGGACTGTCGCGTACTGGTCGGACTTCGAAACGTTCGAGCACGGATTTGAATGCCCCGACTGTGGGCAAGAACACGTAGAGAAAGGGAAATGA
- a CDS encoding DUF7448 domain-containing protein has protein sequence MSENKTESYFEETRVELSAAVVGQRIVKAEVDRSGREDELKLMLESGREVAVSGWGSCCAWAGVGEILLDLQNVEHVITSVEATGGDGVGSGEKWFILANLDQVLGFETDASEGTGYYGYGLSVNVREEAPSD, from the coding sequence ATGAGCGAGAACAAGACCGAGAGCTATTTCGAAGAGACGCGCGTCGAGCTGAGCGCGGCTGTCGTGGGGCAGCGAATCGTGAAGGCCGAGGTGGACAGGAGCGGCCGGGAAGACGAGCTGAAGCTGATGCTTGAGAGTGGCCGCGAGGTCGCCGTCAGCGGGTGGGGCAGCTGCTGCGCATGGGCTGGCGTGGGTGAAATTCTCCTCGACCTGCAGAACGTGGAGCACGTCATCACCTCGGTTGAGGCCACGGGTGGCGATGGCGTCGGCAGTGGCGAGAAGTGGTTCATCCTCGCGAACCTCGATCAGGTGCTCGGCTTCGAGACGGATGCAAGTGAGGGCACTGGCTACTACGGGTACGGGCTGTCCGTGAACGTCCGAGAGGAGGCCCCGAGTGACTAA
- a CDS encoding PD-(D/E)XK nuclease-like domain-containing protein produces MSEPRLILDMPEAEYHAHPALSSTGAKTLIKDTPALFKYQILDGNRTDKKAFDVGHAIHAKVLGIGMGVVEIPEEVLSKSGSTGTDAARKFITDSRAQGLIPLKRAELEQVNASAEAVLAHKFAGPLFESDGISEATAFAHDDEFDIDLRARFDRISGNAMIDLKSAADASPRGFGKSVATYRYDIQQEFYREVHARATGERFERFFFVAVETSRLHSIGVGVYELDFEYELRAIRDVREAKTRYKHGLTTGEWPAYSNDVVTLEAPFWLRDYDMNETEYEQ; encoded by the coding sequence ATGAGTGAGCCACGATTGATCCTCGACATGCCAGAAGCGGAGTACCACGCGCATCCGGCTTTGTCATCTACGGGGGCGAAAACGCTCATCAAGGACACGCCGGCACTGTTCAAGTACCAGATCCTCGACGGCAACCGCACCGACAAGAAAGCCTTCGACGTGGGCCACGCGATCCACGCGAAGGTGCTCGGCATCGGCATGGGCGTTGTCGAGATCCCCGAAGAGGTGCTGTCGAAGTCTGGCAGCACGGGCACGGATGCTGCACGCAAGTTCATCACGGACTCGCGTGCACAAGGTCTGATCCCGCTCAAGAGGGCCGAGCTCGAGCAGGTCAACGCATCCGCCGAAGCCGTCCTCGCACACAAGTTCGCAGGCCCATTGTTCGAGAGCGACGGCATTTCGGAAGCAACCGCGTTCGCCCACGATGACGAGTTTGACATCGACCTCCGAGCACGCTTCGACCGTATCAGCGGCAACGCAATGATCGACCTCAAATCCGCGGCCGATGCATCGCCCCGCGGGTTCGGCAAGTCAGTCGCGACGTACCGGTACGACATCCAGCAGGAGTTCTACCGCGAGGTACACGCACGAGCAACAGGCGAACGGTTCGAGCGGTTCTTTTTCGTGGCCGTCGAAACCTCCCGCCTGCACAGCATCGGCGTCGGCGTGTACGAGCTCGACTTCGAATACGAGCTGCGAGCAATCCGCGACGTGCGGGAAGCGAAAACCCGCTACAAGCACGGCCTCACCACAGGCGAATGGCCCGCCTACTCAAACGACGTCGTCACCCTCGAAGCCCCCTTCTGGCTGCGCGACTACGACATGAACGAAACGGAGTACGAACAATGA
- a CDS encoding DUF7341 domain-containing protein: MTDLLEAVEALTKPTRTKVIQDDGTVAIVVQDALLVQLETAIRSSMGGSTGGASLPSEGSPLDVGALFESLKITAAIGDWCRLVGVKPSRKSVPDLIDWHTAYIGRPSEADDFYISQLNGWVRMITAMFDRPREKDLPDPCPVCDAKSWWRDGAEYYRPLVVKYRPDDPVGSATALCRSCETVWNARELAFAIEQKEASS; this comes from the coding sequence ATGACTGACCTGCTCGAAGCGGTGGAAGCGCTCACGAAGCCGACGCGCACGAAGGTGATCCAGGACGACGGGACGGTTGCGATCGTCGTTCAGGATGCGTTGCTCGTGCAGCTCGAGACAGCGATCCGGTCAAGCATGGGTGGTTCAACAGGCGGTGCATCGTTGCCGTCTGAAGGGTCACCGCTCGATGTTGGGGCACTGTTCGAGTCGCTGAAGATAACCGCCGCAATCGGTGACTGGTGCCGGCTCGTTGGCGTCAAACCGTCCCGCAAGTCGGTGCCTGACCTGATCGACTGGCACACCGCATACATTGGCAGACCGTCCGAGGCTGATGACTTCTACATCAGCCAACTCAACGGGTGGGTGCGGATGATCACCGCCATGTTCGACCGACCACGCGAGAAAGACCTGCCCGACCCATGCCCCGTGTGCGACGCGAAATCATGGTGGCGCGACGGGGCCGAGTACTACCGGCCGCTCGTCGTCAAGTACCGGCCAGACGACCCCGTTGGGAGCGCGACGGCACTCTGCCGGTCGTGTGAAACCGTTTGGAACGCGCGAGAGCTCGCATTCGCGATTGAGCAGAAGGAGGCATCCAGTTGA
- a CDS encoding HNH endonuclease signature motif containing protein, giving the protein MSNRTPEHAGWYLDEYDGPRFWEHVNFRGGQPYLSDPIARIGADAGECWVWQGWTSNGYGRFRAFGSGVTAHRIGFQEFGGKVTADQDIDHLCRNIACVRHSHLEAVTHAENVARGSRALATHCKHGHEYTEANTIEQVRAGSKFRRCRACLVESRQRTYQRRKARAV; this is encoded by the coding sequence GTGTCTAATCGTACCCCAGAGCACGCCGGATGGTATCTGGATGAGTATGACGGGCCCCGATTTTGGGAGCACGTCAACTTCCGCGGCGGCCAGCCGTACCTCAGTGACCCAATCGCTAGGATCGGCGCCGACGCCGGAGAGTGCTGGGTATGGCAGGGCTGGACCAGCAACGGATACGGACGCTTCAGGGCGTTTGGCAGCGGAGTAACGGCCCACCGGATCGGCTTCCAAGAGTTTGGCGGCAAGGTCACCGCGGATCAAGACATTGACCACCTCTGCCGAAACATTGCCTGCGTCCGCCACAGCCACCTTGAGGCCGTAACCCATGCCGAAAACGTCGCGCGAGGATCTCGTGCGCTGGCAACTCATTGCAAGCATGGGCACGAGTACACCGAGGCCAACACGATCGAACAAGTCCGCGCCGGTAGCAAGTTCCGTCGCTGCCGAGCTTGCCTAGTTGAGTCAAGGCAGCGGACATATCAGCGGCGCAAAGCACGCGCCGTCTAA